The Enterobacter asburiae sequence AAGGATAATCCCTGCCATACTCAGTGCTTTATCACCGAGGAGCGCTCATGATTACACTCTGTAGAACCTGCGGTACTTCCTATGATGGAAAGCCGGAGAGATGTCCGATTTGCGAGGATGAACGCCAGTATGTCCCGGCCAGCGGTCAGGCGTGGATTGATTACGCGACGGTGACGGCCACACACGCGAACAAGTGGCAGCAGCTGGAGCCCGCGCTGTTCAGTATCAAAACGGTACCGTCCTTTGCTATTAACCAGCGAGCGCTGCTTCTGCGCACCCCCCACGGCAATATTCTGTGGGACTGCATCGCCAACCTCGATCCCGCAACCCAAACGCTCATCACCGCGCTCGGTGGCCTTCACGCCATTGCGATTTCGCACCCGCACTATTACACCACGATGCAGGCGTGGGCCGCGGCTTTCGATGCGCCGGTCTATCTCCACGCCAGCGATAAGGAGTGGGTGATGCGCGACAGCCCGGCGATTCATTTCTGGGATGGCGACGCGCTGGAGATTATGCCCTCGGTCACGCTGCTGCGCCTCGGCGGGCATTTTGCGGGCGGGGCGGTGCTGCACTGGCAGGAAGGCGAGGGCGTTTTGCTGGCAGGGGATATTTTGCAGGTCACCCCGGGGAAAGATGCCGTGTCGTTTATGTGGAGCTACCCGAATATGCTTCCGCTGCCTGCCCGTACGGTTGAGGACGTTATCCGGCGCCTGGCAGGAAAACCGTTCGCTCGTCTTTACGGCGCGTTCGAAGGGCAGAACATCCAGGCCGGTGCCGACGACATCGTGCAGCGGTCGGGCCAGAAATATATTGCTTGTCTCAGGTAAAGTACGGTGGGTAAACTTTACGAGTGTGATCGCGATCATACCTAAACGAAAACAGATAAAAGAGAAATTGCTATGCAACATATCATTGAAGGTTTTCTCAGCTTTCAAAAAGAGATTTTCCCGCAACGTAAAGAGCTCTTTCGCAGTTTAGCGTCCAGCCAGAATCCCAAAGCGCTGTTTATCTCCTGCTCCGACAGCCGTCTTGTTCCTGAACTGGTCACCCAGCAAGAGCCGGGACAGCTCTTTGTCATTCGTAATGCTGGCAACATTGTCCCTCCGTTCGGGCCGGAGCCAGGCGGCGTCTCTGCAACCATCGAGTATGCGGTAGTGGCGCTGGGCGTGACCGACATCGTGATCTGCGGCCACTCCAACTGCGGCGCGATGAAGGCGATTGCCGATAACGCGAACCTGGAGCCAATGCCTGCTGTATCGCACTGGTTGCGCTATTCCGACGCGGCAAAAGCCGTGGTTGAGAAAAAAAGCTGGGATAAGCCGATCGATAAAGTGAATGCGATGGTGCAGGAGAACGTGTTTGCGCAGCTCAGCAACATCAAAACCCACCCGTCCGTCGCGGTGGGCCTGCGTAATAACTCGCTTCGCCTTCACGGCTGGGTGTACGATATTGAAAGCGGCAAAATCCTTGCCCTGGATAAGAACACCAAAACGTTCGTATCGCTGTCGGAAAACCCGGAGGTCTTCTTCGAGTAATGACCGATAGCAGGGCATGGAAGCCCTGTCAGTTCTCCACATACGGTAATCGACGCCGTACCCCTGAGGCAGGTTTTTCAGCCGCCTTCGCCATCGCTTCTGCAATCTCCGCGCACTCCGCCAGCCCCTGAACGAAGGGACGATCGTGCATCAGCCAGGGTATCGCGCCGAAAGCGATGCGCCCGCGAACCGATTCAGGCGCTTGTAGCGTGTAATCCTCGCCGATATCGGGTATTTCTTCCCCCGTTGCTTCCAGTCGTTTGCGTATCGTCGGGAAGGGCAGATCTTTCGTTTTGAGCGGCTTTTGCCCGCGAGCGTCAATAAAAACGTCGAAACGATAAACGGTCTCTCGTGTGGTGATGACTGTCCGATCGCTGCCGGCATCAAGCGTGTAATCATCGCCGAGCGCTGTCACGCTAATGATGCCTGCCTCGCGAAGCGCGAGAAGCCTGCGAATAGACTGCGGCGGGATGGCGGCATAGTTGTCGATAAACACGCGCGCCAGGCCCTGCTTAAAGCGTTTTCTGTCCTGCTCGCTGAGATGCGGAACGATCTCCTGAACGACCTCATGCAGCCGAAGTACGGTGTAGCGCCAGGCCACGGTACGGCGTTCACGTTTGTTCCGCTCAACCTCGCTGAGGTTCTCTTCCGCCCAGGTGAAGGGCCCGTGCCGTTTACGATCCTCAAACCACGCCTCACGAAGGCTGTCGGCATCCTGGTTACGCAGAGAAATTTTCTCGCACCACGCCGGGTCGGCGAGTTCAAGCTCTTTCACCATCAGAGCAAAGATGCGGTCAAGCAGGCCATCCGATCCTTTGGCTATCTCGCTTTCAACCACGAATTCGGTCAACACCGACAGCGGTTCATAAGGGATAGGGCAGTAAAAATCGGCTTCCGGCAGAATGCCCGTTCGGGACATTAGCGTAATGTTTAACCCCTCGCTGCCTTTGTCGAGGATGAATTCACCATCACGAAACTCACCGTGCTGCATCACCACCGCCATAGCCGCGTCCAGACCGCTCAACGAGGTTCCCATAATGCCCACGCGGCAAGGAGGAATGCTGGCGTCCATCAAACCGGACCACGGGCTTG is a genomic window containing:
- a CDS encoding MBL fold metallo-hydrolase, which codes for MITLCRTCGTSYDGKPERCPICEDERQYVPASGQAWIDYATVTATHANKWQQLEPALFSIKTVPSFAINQRALLLRTPHGNILWDCIANLDPATQTLITALGGLHAIAISHPHYYTTMQAWAAAFDAPVYLHASDKEWVMRDSPAIHFWDGDALEIMPSVTLLRLGGHFAGGAVLHWQEGEGVLLAGDILQVTPGKDAVSFMWSYPNMLPLPARTVEDVIRRLAGKPFARLYGAFEGQNIQAGADDIVQRSGQKYIACLR
- a CDS encoding carbonic anhydrase, whose protein sequence is MQHIIEGFLSFQKEIFPQRKELFRSLASSQNPKALFISCSDSRLVPELVTQQEPGQLFVIRNAGNIVPPFGPEPGGVSATIEYAVVALGVTDIVICGHSNCGAMKAIADNANLEPMPAVSHWLRYSDAAKAVVEKKSWDKPIDKVNAMVQENVFAQLSNIKTHPSVAVGLRNNSLRLHGWVYDIESGKILALDKNTKTFVSLSENPEVFFE
- a CDS encoding FAD-NAD(P)-binding protein, which gives rise to MKNIAIIGSGPTGIYTFYHLLNNSTPLSVSVFEEADEAGVGMPYNDDDNSRLMLANIASIEIPPIFMTYLDWLKEQSDTHLARFKVDKASLHDRQFLPRLLLGEYFRDSFRSIVKEAQKLGFQVTVHESAKVTDIIPSTSGVTLSVNDDTLPDQFDLAVIATGHVWPEEDEATRTFFPSPWSGLMDASIPPCRVGIMGTSLSGLDAAMAVVMQHGEFRDGEFILDKGSEGLNITLMSRTGILPEADFYCPIPYEPLSVLTEFVVESEIAKGSDGLLDRIFALMVKELELADPAWCEKISLRNQDADSLREAWFEDRKRHGPFTWAEENLSEVERNKRERRTVAWRYTVLRLHEVVQEIVPHLSEQDRKRFKQGLARVFIDNYAAIPPQSIRRLLALREAGIISVTALGDDYTLDAGSDRTVITTRETVYRFDVFIDARGQKPLKTKDLPFPTIRKRLEATGEEIPDIGEDYTLQAPESVRGRIAFGAIPWLMHDRPFVQGLAECAEIAEAMAKAAEKPASGVRRRLPYVEN